Proteins from a single region of Oncorhynchus tshawytscha isolate Ot180627B linkage group LG03, Otsh_v2.0, whole genome shotgun sequence:
- the LOC112244468 gene encoding G-protein coupled receptor family C group 6 member A-like, whose amino-acid sequence MEPMGDVLHLLVILSLLEKGNAKVGHFKAAGATAPGDIIIGGLFPIHEGVEESPNISAPHEPHCVRFNMVGFTQALAMIHAVESANRYPVLTTLGISLGYRIHDSCSDVTTALRASADFTQEPNTGANTSTCSPPIMAVIGASSSEISIAVARQLNLELIPQISYASTAIILSDKIRFPAFLRTVPSDLYQTRAMVQLLSDSKWTWVGVVTTDGDYGRSALDSFVSQATASGICVAFKEILPNSLTSPDGESAFRQAAATLLGNPNVKVVVSFARPIHMMYLYQELRVWGSLLGEKVWVASDSWSSSKEVLGEMDLLDIGHVVGFSFKRGNLAPFHRYLMNLININDVIGNNSFLKEFYSLLNESGDPGCGSSFTIPAEILLNNSDAKVVFSVEMAVSAIAHAVADICSKKDCKTPGTVQPWEVTTAHVLETLRGSRFELEGKSYSFDQKGDINLGYDVTLWRSVRGVINIHDIVAVYHPINNSFSYTSGNTNNLTDLRDVVSVCSPSCEPGKFKKFAQGQHTCCYECINCTENHYSNNTDMDQCLSCETKREWSLEGSSGCTHKTLEFFSWQDGFAEVLLALAALGIILVLLVGALFLHHHQTPVVRAAGGPLSQIILLSLVGSFVSAVFFVGHPSSLQCKVRQVLFGLSFTLCVSCILVKSLKILLAFQLNPDRKNVLRRLYQPYAIICLCVALQVITCTLWLVLQSPREKATVFTTTVLAECDEGSQVAFGVMLCYIAVLALVCFACAFKGRKLPQKYNEARFITFSMLLYLMSWLIFVPVYVTTSGKYLPAVEMVVILISNYGILSCHFFPKCYVILFKKEHNTKSAFMKNIYEYSRKGITVSSSVSEISVSQTEGYRISHPYSISSPSFFMSPPPIEPTAPQNCWSVDQNIQSIATATHCTVVDHGVFVTGQLTRPHRLRRSMSL is encoded by the exons ATGGAACCCATGGGTGATGTTCTCCACCTGTTAGTCATCCTGTCCTTGTTGGAGAAGGGCAATGCCAAAGTGGGACACTTCAAAGCAGCAGGAGCCACAGCACCAGGAGATATCATCATTGGAGGGCTGTTTCCCATCCATGAGGGAGTAGAGGAATCccccaacatctcagcaccccatGAACCACATTGTGTCAG gttcAACATGGTCGGGTTCACCCAGGCATTGGCTATGATCCACGCTGTAGAGTCGGCCAACAGATACCCTGTCCTGACTACACTAGGGATCTCTCTGGGGTACCGTATCCACGACTCCTGCTCTGATGTCACCACCGCTCTGAGGGCCTCAGCTGACTTCACACAG GAGCCAAACACAGGAGCCAAcacctccacctgttccccaccCATCATGGCCGTCATTGGGGCCTCTTCCTCTGAGATTTCCATCGCTGTTGCCCGGCAACTCAACCTGGAGCTCATTCCTCAG ATCAGTTACGCCTCCACTGCCATCATCCTGAGTGACAAGATCCGTTTCCCTGCATTCCTGAGGACCGTACCTAGCGACCTGTACCAGACACGGGCCATGGTCCAGTTGCTCAGCGACAGCAAATGGACCTGGGTCGGCGTGGTCACAACGGATGGAGACTACGGCCGCTCTGCCCTGGACAGCTTCGTCTCCCAGGCAACCGCCTCAGGGATTTGTGTGGCCTTCAAAGAGATCCTCCCTAACTCGCTAACCAGTCCTGACGGCGAATCAGCATTCAGACAAGCCGCCGCCACCCTCCTCGGGAACCCCAATGTCAAGGTGGTGGTATCGTTCGCCAGGCCTATTCACATGATGTACCTGTACCAGGAGTTGAGGGTTTGGGGGTCGCTTCTGGGGGAGAAGGTGTGGGTGGCCAGTGATAGCTGGTCCTCGTCCAAAGAGGTCCTGGGAGAGATGGACCTCCTAGATATCGGCCATGTGGTTGGCTTCTCCTTCAAAAGAGGGAAccttgctcctttccatcgctacCTGATGAATCTGATTAACATCAATGATGTCATAGGAAACAACTCCTTCCTAAAGGAGTTCTACTCACTGCTAAACGAGTCGGGAGATCCCGGGTGTGGGTCCTCCTTCACAATCCCAGCAGAGATCCTGCTAAACAACAGCGATGCAAAAGTGGTCTTCAGTGTGGAGATGGCTGTCAGTGCCATCGCCCATGCAGTGGCTGATATCTGCAGCAAAAAGGACTGCAAGACACCAGGCACGGTCCAACCCTGGGAGGTAACTACTGCACAT GTGCTTGAAACCCTGAGGGGCAGTCGCTTTGAGCTGGAGGGGAAAAGCTACAGTTTTGACCAGAAAGGAGACATCAACCTGGGCTATGATGTAACCTTGTGGAGGTCTGTGAGAGGGGTCATCAACATCCATGACATTGTAGCTGTGTACCATCCAATCAACAACAGCTTCAGCTACACCAGTGGAAACACCAACAATCTCACTGACCTGAGG gatgtggtgtctgtgtgctcGCCTAGCTGTGAACCTGGGAAGTTCAAGAAGTTTGCTCAGGGTCAGCACACCTGCTGCTATGAATGCATCAACTGCACTGAGAACCACTACTCCAACAACACTG ACATGGACCAGTGTCTCTCttgtgagacaaagagagagtggtCCCTGGAAGGGAGCTCTGGGTGTACCCATAAGACCCTGGAGTTCTTCTCCTGGCAGGATGGCTTTGCGGAGGTGCTGCTGGCGCTGGCGGCCCTGGGCATCATCCTGGTTCTCCTGGTGGGGGCTCTCTTCCTACACCACCACCAGACCCCCGTTGTGAGGGCTGCCGGGGGGCCTCTCTCCCAGATCATCCTGCTCTCTCTAGTGGGAAGTTTTGTTAGTGCTGTGTTCTTTGTAGGTCATCCCAGCAGCCTACAGTGTAAG GTGCGTCAGGTGCTGTTTGGCCTCAGCTTCACCCTGTGTGTTTCCTGCATCTTGGTCAAGTCCCTGAAGATCCTGCTGGCCTTCCAGCTCAACCCTGACCGGAAGAATGTTCTCCGCCGCCTCTACCAACCGTATGCCATCATCTGTCTCTGCGTGGCCCTACAGGTCATCACCTGCACCCTGTGGCTGGTCCTGCAGAGCCCCCGGGAGAAGGCCACGGTCTTCACCACCACTGTGTTGGCCGAGTGTGACGAAGGCTCCCAAGTGGCGTTTGGTGTGATGCTGTGCTACATCGCTGTCCTGGCGCTCGTATGTTTTGCCTGCGCGTTTAAAGGCCGCAAGCTGCCACAGAAGTACAACGAGGCCAGGTTCATCACCTTCAGCATGCTCCTCTACCTGATGTCCTGGCTGATATTTGTGCCCGTCTATGTGACCACCTCTGGGAAGTACCTGCCAGCAGTGGAGATGGTGGTCATCCTCATCTCCAACTATGGCATCCTCAGCTGTCATTTCTTCCCCAAGTGCTACGTCATCCTCTTCAAGAAGGAGCACAACACCAAGAGTGCCTTCATGAAGAACATCTATGAGTATTCCAGAAAGGGCATTActgtctctagctctgtctctgaGATTTCAGTCTCTCAGACAGAAGGGTATCGAATCAGTCACCCGTACTCCATCAGTTCACCTTCCttcttcatgtctcctccaccAATAGAACCAACAGCACCTCAGAACTGCTGGTCCGTTGACCAGAACATTCAGAGCATTGCCACTGCAACCCATTGCACCGTCGTAGACCATGGAGTGTTTGTCACAGGTCAGCTGACTCGACCACACCGTCTGAGGAGAAGCATGAGCCTATGA
- the LOC112227801 gene encoding LOW QUALITY PROTEIN: G-protein coupled receptor family C group 6 member A (The sequence of the model RefSeq protein was modified relative to this genomic sequence to represent the inferred CDS: inserted 1 base in 1 codon), translating into MAPMGDVLHLLVILSLLEKGNAKVGDFKAAGATAPGDIIIGGLFPIHEGVEESPNISAPHEPQCARFNMDGFTQALAMIHAVESANRSPVLTTLGISLGYRIHDSCSDVTTALRASADFTQDPTMDCGGGANTSNSSPPIMAVIGASSSEISISVARQLNLKLIPQISYASTAIILSDKNRFPAFLRTVPSDVYQTQAMVQLLSDSKWTWVGVVTTDGDYGRSALDSFVSQATASGICVAFKEILPNSLTSPDSESAISQAATTLQLNHNVKVVVSFAKPTQMMYLYQKLRSLGSGLGERVWVASDSWSSSKEVLGEMDLPDIGNVVGFSFKRGNLAPFHRYLMNLSDINDVIGNNSFLKEFYSLPNRSENSGVLSSSTVPAEILLNNSYANVVFNVEMAVSAIAHAVADICSKKDCKTPGTVQPWEVLGALKDSCFELEGKSYTFDQKGDINLGYDVTVWRSVRGVINVHDVAAEYHPNNNSFSYTSGNTKNLTDLRDVVSVCSPSCEPGKFKKIAQGQHTCCYECINCTENHYSNNTDMDQCLSCETKREWSLEGSSGCTHKTLEFFSWQDGFAVALLTLAALGIILVLLVGALFLHHHQTPVVRAAGGPFSQIILLSLVGSFVSAVFFVGHPSSLQCKVRQVLFGLSFTLCVSCILVKSLKILLAFQLNPDRKNVLRRLYQPYAIICLCVALQVITCTLWLVLQSPXEKATVFTTTVLAECDEGSQVAFGVMLCYIAVLALVCFACAFKGRKLPQKYNEARFITFSMLLYLMSWLIFVPVYVTTSGKYLPAVEMVVILISNYGILSCHFFPKCYVILFKKEHNTKSAFMKNVFEYSRKGITDSSSVSEISVSQTEGYRISHPYSISSPSFFMSPPPIEPTAPQNCWSVDQNIQSIDPATHCTVVDHGVFVTGQLTRPHRLRRSMSL; encoded by the exons ATGGCACCCATGGGTGATGTTCTCCACCTGTTAGTCATCCTGTCCTTGTTGGAGAAGGGCAATGCCAAAGTGGGAGACTTCAAAGCAGCAGGAGCCACAGCACCAGGAGATATCATCATTGGAGGGCTGTTTCCCATCCATGAGGGAGTAGAGGAATCccccaacatctcagcaccccatGAACCACAGTGTGCCAG gttcAACATGGACGGGTTCACCCAGGCATTGGCTATGATCCACGCTGTAGAGTCGGCCAACAGATCCCCTGTCCTGACTACACTAGGGATCTCTCTGGGGTACCGTATCCACGACTCCTGCTCTGATGTCACCACCGCTCTGAGGGCCTCAGCTGACTTCACACAG GATCCCACCATGGACTGTGGGGGAGGGGCCAACACCTCTAACTCTTCCCCGCCAATTATGGCCGTCATAGGGGCCTCTTCCTCTGAGATTTCCATCTCCGTTGCCCGGCAACTCAACCTAAAGCTCATCCCTCAA ATCAGTTACGCCTCCACCGCCATCATCCTGAGTGACAAGAACCGTTTCCCTGCTTTCCTGAGGACCGTACCTAGCGACGTGTACCAGACACAGGCCATGGTCCAGTTGCTTAGTGACAGCAAATGGACCTGGGTGGGCGTGGTCACAACGGATGGAGACTACGGCCGCTCTGCCTTGGACAGCTTCGTCTCCCAGGCAACCGCCTCAGGGATCTGTGTGGCCTTCAAGGAGATCCTCCCTAATTCACTAACCAGTCCTGACAGCGAATCAGCAATCAGCCAAGCCGCCACCACCCTCCAATTGAACCACAATGTCAAGGTGGTGGTGTCATTTGCCAAGCCTACTCAGATGATGTACCTATACCAGAAGCTGAGGAGTCTGGGGtcggggctgggggagagggtaTGGGTGGCCAGTGACAGCTGGTCCTCGTCCAAGGAGGTCCTGGGAGAAATGGACCTCCCAGATATTGGCAATGTGGTGGGCTTCTCCTTCAAAAGAGGCAACCTGGCTCCTTTCCATCGCTACCTGATGAACCTGAGTGACATCAATGATGTCATAGGAAACAACTCCTTCCTAAAGGAGTTCTACTCACTGCCAAACAGGTCGGAAAACTCTGGGGTTTTGTCCTCCTCCACAGTCCCAGCAGAGATCCTGCTAAACAACAGCTATGCGAACGTAGTCTTCAATGTGGAGATGGCTGTCAGTGCCATCGCCCATGCAGTGGCTGATATCTGCAGCAAAAAGGACTGCAAGACACCAGGCACGGTCCAACCCTGGGAG GTGCTTGGAGCCCTGAAGGACAGTTGCTTTGAGCTGGAGGGGAAAAGCTACACGTTTGACCAGAAAGGAGACATCAACCTGGGCTATGACGTAACCGTGTGGAGGTCTGTGAGAGGGGTCATCAACGTCCATGACGTTGCAGCTGAGTACCATCCAAACAACAACAGCTTCAGCTACACCAGCGGAAACACCAAAAATCTTACTGACCtgagg GATGTGGTGTCTGTTTGCTCGCCTAGCTGTGAACCTGGGAAGTTCAAGAAGATTGCTCAGGGTCAGCACACCTGCTGCTATGAATGCATCAACTGCACTGAGAACCACTACTCCAACAACACTG ACATGGACCAGTGTCTCTCttgtgagacaaagagagagtggtCCCTGGAAGGGAGCTCTGGGTGTACCCATAAGACCCTGGAGTTCTTCTCCTGGCAGGATGGCTTTGCGGTGGCGCTGCTGACGCTGGCGGCCCTGGGCATCATCCTGGTTCTCCTGGTGGGGGCTCTCTTCCTACACCACCACCAGACCCCCGTTGTGAGGGCTGCCGGGGGGCCTTTCTCCCAGATCATCCTGCTCTCTCTAGTGGGAAGTTTTGTTAGTGCTGTGTTCTTTGTAGGTCATCCCAGCAGCCTACAGTGTAAG GTGCGTCAGGTGCTGTTTGGCCTCAGCTTCACCCTGTGTGTTTCCTGCATCTTGGTCAAGTCCCTGAAGATCCTGCTGGCCTTCCAGCTCAACCCTGACCGGAAGAATGTTCTCCGCCGCCTCTACCAACCGTATGCCATCATCTGTCTCTGCGTGGCCCTACAGGTCATCACCTGCACCCTGTGGCTGGTCCTGCAGAGCC GGGAGAAGGCCACGGTCTTCACCACCACTGTGTTGGCCGAGTGTGACGAAGGCTCCCAAGTGGCGTTTGGTGTGATGCTGTGCTACATCGCTGTCCTGGCGCTCGTATGTTTTGCCTGCGCGTTTAAAGGCCGCAAGCTGCCACAGAAGTACAACGAGGCCAGGTTCATCACCTTCAGCATGCTCCTCTACCTGATGTCCTGGCTGATATTTGTGCCCGTCTATGTGACCACCTCTGGGAAGTACCTGCCAGCAGTGGAGATGGTGGTCATCCTCATCTCCAACTATGGCATCCTCAGCTGTCATTTCTTCCCCAAGTGCTACGTCATCCTCTTCAAGAAGGAGCACAACACCAAGAGTGCCTTCATGAAGAACGTGTTTGAGTATTCCAGAAAGGGCATTACTGactctagctctgtctctgaGATTTCAGTCTCTCAGACAGAAGGGTATCGAATCAGTCACCCTTACTCCATCAGTTCACCTTCCttcttcatgtctcctccaccAATAGAACCCACAGCACCTCAGAACTGCTGGTCCGTTGACCAGAACATTCAGAGCATTGACCCTGCAACCCATTGCACCGTAGTAGATCATGGAGTGTTTGTCACAGGTCAGCTGACTCGACCACACCGTCTGAGGAGAAGCATGAGCCTATGA